A single region of the Prosthecobacter debontii genome encodes:
- a CDS encoding plasmid stabilization protein translates to MPKGDKSSYTDKQKRQAEHIQENYEDRGVSEAEAESRAWATVNKTWGGGKKSGSGRGKPEDKGPAKKGGRKGGAASAARSAAERSASARKAAATRKRRAAAKKA, encoded by the coding sequence ATGCCAAAAGGAGATAAATCCAGCTACACGGACAAGCAGAAGCGCCAGGCTGAGCACATCCAAGAGAACTATGAAGATCGGGGTGTGTCGGAAGCCGAAGCCGAAAGTCGTGCTTGGGCCACTGTGAATAAGACCTGGGGTGGAGGTAAGAAAAGCGGCTCAGGTCGCGGCAAGCCCGAGGATAAAGGCCCCGCTAAAAAAGGAGGTCGGAAAGGTGGGGCGGCCTCTGCTGCCAGATCCGCTGCGGAGCGTTCGGCCTCAGCTCGCAAAGCCGCAGCGACACGCAAGAGACGTGCTGCAGCAAAGAAGGCATGA